In Candidatus Margulisiibacteriota bacterium, a single genomic region encodes these proteins:
- a CDS encoding Fic family protein, with translation MYKPNYKITPIITRQIAEISSARETILNSPLLPKIEIRLKKDALISRSHHSTSIEGNRLSKEEVAAIVSGRKVEARPRDKREVSNYISALKFIDKHGRHIQLFTPAVILKLHNLITRIVLAKDQAGHYRDKMVYVVDSFGRTVFTPPKEHTVSDLVKALCAWLNSQEANDLYPVLTAGIAHYELVRIHPFIDGNGRVARALATLILYQSGFDIKDFFALDDYYNEDRQSYYSALQSVDPGKIEITQWLEYFIAGVAQQMSFIKAKVQSFSRDRFLIKKIGQLWLNERQWQFIEHLQEQKRATIKDYLSLVKEEKVAARTARLDIEFLVKHKIVKRIGKGPQTGYSLAI, from the coding sequence ATGTATAAGCCTAATTATAAGATAACTCCGATCATTACCCGGCAGATCGCGGAGATCTCTTCCGCTAGAGAAACGATCTTAAATTCTCCTCTCCTGCCGAAAATTGAAATTCGCCTCAAAAAGGATGCCCTGATAAGTCGGTCGCACCATTCCACCTCCATTGAAGGGAACCGCTTATCAAAAGAAGAAGTGGCCGCGATCGTATCTGGCAGGAAAGTTGAAGCGCGGCCAAGAGACAAGCGGGAAGTGTCGAATTATATTTCCGCCTTAAAATTCATTGACAAACATGGCCGCCACATTCAACTCTTTACCCCGGCGGTCATTTTAAAACTTCACAACTTGATCACCAGGATCGTTCTGGCAAAAGATCAAGCCGGCCATTATCGAGACAAAATGGTTTATGTGGTTGATAGTTTCGGTCGGACGGTCTTTACGCCGCCCAAAGAGCATACTGTCTCCGACCTGGTCAAGGCACTATGCGCCTGGCTGAACTCCCAGGAAGCAAATGATCTATATCCGGTTTTGACGGCTGGCATTGCTCACTATGAACTTGTCAGGATCCATCCCTTCATTGATGGCAACGGCCGGGTGGCACGGGCACTGGCGACTTTAATTCTTTATCAATCAGGCTTTGATATTAAGGATTTCTTTGCGCTTGATGATTATTATAATGAGGACAGGCAAAGCTATTATTCTGCTTTGCAATCCGTTGATCCGGGCAAAATTGAAATAACGCAATGGCTTGAATACTTTATTGCCGGGGTGGCGCAACAAATGTCCTTCATCAAAGCCAAGGTCCAAAGCTTTAGCCGGGATCGTTTCCTGATAAAAAAGATCGGACAATTATGGCTAAATGAAAGACAGTGGCAATTTATTGAGCATTTGCAGGAGCAAAAAAGGGCCACCATAAAAGATTATCTCTCCCTGGTGAAAGAAGAAAAGGTCGCGGCCAGAACTGCCAGGCTGGACATTGAATTTCTGGTCAAGCATAAGATCGTCAAAAGGATTGGCAAAGGTCCCCAAACCGGCTATTCGCTGGCAATCTAA
- the tsaD gene encoding tRNA (adenosine(37)-N6)-threonylcarbamoyltransferase complex transferase subunit TsaD, protein MNILAIETSCDETSAAVVKDGREVLSNVIASQIEFHKKYGGIVPEVASRLHAECISLIIKDALDRAGKETKEIDAIAVTYGPGLVGSLIVGVSAAKALAYSLKKPLIGVNHLEGHIYANFLEGSSDSMPGTLDASFPFITLLVSGGHTSLVLVKGHGDYETVGQTRDDAAGEAYDKVARFLKIGYPGGPIIDKLAKEGNPDAIHFKRPMIEEEFGLDFSFSGLKTAVVNYVSRLPDPSSLIPDLCASFQAAAIDVLVEKSLKAAELYKCETIALAGGVSANSALRRELKAKAEAKGLAVHIPPFEYCTDNAAMIGAAGHYKRDHSSFSLSPVASARI, encoded by the coding sequence ATGAACATCCTGGCCATCGAAACTTCATGCGATGAAACTTCCGCTGCTGTCGTGAAGGACGGGCGCGAGGTTTTATCTAACGTCATCGCCTCCCAGATCGAATTCCACAAAAAATACGGCGGGATCGTCCCGGAGGTCGCCTCCCGCCTCCACGCTGAATGCATCTCTCTCATCATTAAAGATGCTCTCGATCGGGCTGGAAAAGAGACCAAAGAGATCGACGCGATCGCCGTCACTTACGGCCCCGGGCTGGTCGGCTCCCTGATCGTCGGGGTCAGCGCCGCCAAAGCTCTTGCCTACTCCCTTAAAAAACCGCTCATCGGGGTAAATCACCTGGAAGGACATATTTACGCGAATTTTCTTGAGGGATCTAGTGACTCGATGCCTGGAACCCTTGATGCCTCTTTCCCTTTTATCACCCTGCTCGTTTCCGGCGGGCATACTTCATTAGTACTCGTTAAGGGGCATGGTGACTACGAAACGGTGGGGCAAACCAGGGACGACGCCGCGGGAGAGGCTTACGATAAAGTCGCCCGCTTCCTGAAGATCGGCTACCCCGGCGGACCGATCATTGATAAATTAGCTAAAGAGGGGAATCCTGATGCCATTCACTTTAAAAGGCCGATGATTGAAGAAGAGTTTGGCCTTGATTTCAGTTTCAGCGGACTGAAAACTGCAGTTGTTAATTACGTCAGTCGTCTCCCCGATCCCTCATCCCTCATCCCTGACCTTTGCGCTTCCTTCCAGGCCGCGGCCATCGACGTCCTGGTCGAAAAAAGCCTTAAAGCGGCCGAACTTTACAAATGCGAAACGATCGCCCTGGCCGGCGGAGTCTCGGCAAATTCAGCATTACGGCGGGAGTTGAAGGCAAAGGCAGAGGCGAAAGGGTTGGCCGTCCACATCCCCCCGTTTGAATACTGCACCGATAACGCCGCCATGATCGGCGCCGCTGGACATTATAAGCGCGATCATTCTTCATTTTCCCTTTCCCCGGTTGCCAGCGCCCGGATCTAA
- the gatC gene encoding Asp-tRNA(Asn)/Glu-tRNA(Gln) amidotransferase subunit GatC, translated as MRINVEHVAKLARLGLTDPEKDLFGPQLSAILDYAANLNKLDTDNIPPTSHAIPVKNVFREDQSFPCPNVVDILANAPDQAEQMFRVPRIVE; from the coding sequence ATGCGAATAAATGTCGAACATGTAGCTAAACTTGCCCGGCTTGGGCTGACCGACCCTGAAAAAGATCTTTTCGGTCCCCAGCTTTCGGCAATTTTAGACTATGCCGCGAATCTTAATAAGCTTGATACCGACAACATCCCCCCAACATCGCACGCGATCCCGGTCAAGAACGTTTTTCGGGAAGACCAGTCCTTCCCCTGCCCCAACGTCGTAGATATTTTAGCCAACGCGCCGGACCAGGCGGAGCAGATGTTCCGCGTCCCAAGGATAGTGGAATGA
- a CDS encoding HAMP domain-containing histidine kinase, whose product MQTKPLSDKQLLTLWFVQLRWAAIFFMMLIVLTIFLFNRNHQIFFLSFVVIGFAAGYNITFPALVKRFPAFSENILFTYLRASADILVVTILVHFTGGIESPFTFFYLLEFAAISIYSLETIAFFLSGQAALLYWINCALEAFSIIPHFRMVETPGTLYYNLSYITSKSLALFFSSLLIIYIVSYLARKLREKQHQVETLSVAQADFMHMVMHETKTPLTSILGYTDLLINKSPAENQREPLAVIKRQAKRILNMVNDLLSLARIESGKIKLNKVDSDLRDIAERAIEEVDPLVRTSEISIVKEFESSLPLVQIDEDRLHEVFINLLSNAIKFSNKGGKIFVSISLNGQELTVAVRDEGLGVEKKDLPLIFDKFYRASKESAERKGTGLGLALCRSVVELHGGRIWVASAGPGHGSVFYFALPLHS is encoded by the coding sequence ATGCAGACTAAGCCTTTGAGCGACAAACAACTGCTGACCCTCTGGTTTGTCCAGCTCCGCTGGGCGGCGATCTTTTTTATGATGTTGATCGTCCTGACCATCTTTCTTTTCAACCGCAATCATCAGATATTTTTCTTGAGCTTTGTTGTGATCGGTTTTGCCGCCGGCTACAATATCACCTTCCCGGCCCTGGTCAAACGGTTCCCCGCCTTCAGCGAGAATATTTTATTCACCTACTTAAGGGCTTCGGCCGATATATTAGTCGTGACCATTCTTGTCCATTTTACCGGCGGGATCGAAAGCCCATTCACCTTCTTCTATCTTCTTGAGTTCGCCGCGATCTCCATATACAGCCTGGAGACGATCGCCTTCTTCCTCTCCGGACAAGCCGCCCTGTTATATTGGATAAATTGCGCTTTAGAAGCGTTTTCGATCATCCCCCATTTCCGGATGGTCGAAACTCCCGGCACCCTTTACTACAACCTGTCGTATATCACGTCCAAATCGCTCGCCCTCTTTTTCTCGTCTCTCCTGATAATTTACATCGTTTCTTATCTGGCCAGAAAACTGCGCGAAAAACAGCATCAGGTCGAGACTCTGTCGGTCGCCCAGGCCGACTTTATGCACATGGTCATGCACGAGACAAAGACCCCGCTGACCTCGATCCTGGGGTATACCGACCTGCTGATCAACAAAAGCCCGGCGGAAAACCAACGAGAACCTTTGGCGGTGATCAAGCGGCAGGCCAAACGGATCCTCAACATGGTCAACGACCTGTTAAGCCTGGCCCGGATCGAATCGGGCAAAATCAAGCTAAATAAAGTTGATTCCGACCTGCGCGATATTGCCGAACGCGCGATCGAAGAGGTCGACCCTCTGGTCAGGACCAGCGAGATCTCTATCGTCAAGGAATTTGAATCAAGTCTGCCGCTGGTCCAAATTGACGAAGACAGACTCCACGAAGTTTTTATTAACCTTCTTTCCAATGCCATCAAATTTTCAAACAAAGGGGGAAAGATCTTTGTTTCAATTTCACTGAACGGCCAGGAATTGACCGTGGCGGTCAGGGATGAAGGGTTAGGGGTGGAAAAGAAAGATTTGCCGCTGATCTTTGACAAATTTTACCGGGCCAGTAAAGAATCGGCCGAGAGAAAAGGGACCGGCCTGGGACTGGCCCTGTGCAGGTCGGTCGTTGAGCTTCATGGCGGCAGGATCTGGGTAGCTTCGGCCGGTCCCGGCCATGGCTCGGTCTTTTATTTTGCCCTTCCACTCCACTCTTGA
- the gatA gene encoding Asp-tRNA(Asn)/Glu-tRNA(Gln) amidotransferase subunit GatA, with protein MTQTSHELHALLTGKKLSSLELTEALFERINSVEAKVKAFVSLTKEEALIQARAADERLKTGEQVTPLTGIPIAIKDNMCTRGILTTCSSKILNNFIPSYDATVVARLKTAGAVIIGKANMDEFAMGSSTENSALYPTRNPWDLGTVPGGSSGGSAAAVAADEAILALGSDTGGSIRQPAAFCGVVGLKPTYGRVSRFGLVAFASSLDQIGPLTKDVTDSAILLGAIAGRDEKDSTSVDLPVPDYRKALIDDVKKVKVGLITNLLGEGIAPEVKQAVQEAAKTLEKLGAEIIEVTLPSFEYAVSTYYLLAPAEASSNLARFDGVKYGHRSSGDKDLLNMYYHTRQEGFGQEVKRRIMIGTYALSAGYYDAYYLKALKVRTLIKQDFEKALGQCDVLLSPTAPTVAFKIGEKTADPLAMYLSDIATIPVNLAGLPALSLPCGFAGGLPIGLQIIGKAFAEETIFRVAYTYEQNTKWHNQKPKL; from the coding sequence ATGACACAAACCTCTCACGAACTGCACGCCCTCCTGACCGGAAAAAAACTTAGTTCGTTGGAACTGACCGAAGCCCTTTTTGAGCGGATCAATTCGGTCGAAGCAAAAGTCAAAGCCTTTGTTTCCCTGACCAAAGAAGAAGCGCTGATCCAGGCGCGGGCGGCCGATGAGCGGTTAAAAACAGGCGAACAGGTCACGCCGCTGACCGGAATCCCGATCGCGATCAAAGATAATATGTGCACCCGGGGGATCCTGACCACCTGCAGTTCAAAGATCCTGAATAATTTCATCCCCTCATACGACGCGACCGTCGTCGCCCGGCTCAAGACAGCCGGCGCGGTGATCATCGGGAAAGCTAATATGGACGAGTTTGCCATGGGCTCTTCGACTGAGAATTCCGCCCTTTATCCCACCCGCAATCCCTGGGACCTGGGAACGGTCCCGGGAGGCTCCTCCGGAGGTTCCGCCGCGGCGGTCGCCGCCGATGAAGCGATCTTGGCGCTGGGTTCTGATACCGGCGGATCAATTCGCCAGCCGGCCGCTTTTTGCGGTGTGGTTGGTTTAAAGCCAACCTACGGCCGGGTCTCCCGCTTTGGGCTGGTCGCTTTTGCTTCGTCACTCGACCAGATCGGCCCACTGACCAAAGATGTGACCGACAGCGCCATCCTGCTCGGCGCGATCGCCGGCCGGGACGAAAAAGACTCTACCTCGGTCGATCTGCCGGTTCCCGATTACCGGAAAGCGCTGATCGACGACGTCAAAAAGGTCAAGGTCGGCCTGATCACCAACCTGCTTGGCGAAGGGATCGCGCCTGAAGTTAAACAGGCGGTCCAGGAGGCGGCCAAGACCCTGGAAAAGCTGGGGGCGGAGATAATTGAAGTCACCCTCCCTTCTTTTGAATACGCCGTTTCAACTTATTACCTGCTCGCCCCGGCCGAAGCCAGCTCCAACCTGGCCCGTTTTGACGGGGTCAAATACGGCCACCGGAGCAGCGGCGACAAGGATCTGCTCAACATGTATTACCATACCCGCCAGGAAGGTTTTGGCCAGGAGGTCAAACGCCGGATCATGATCGGGACCTACGCTTTATCGGCCGGTTATTATGACGCGTACTATTTAAAGGCGCTCAAGGTCAGGACCCTGATCAAACAAGACTTTGAAAAAGCGCTTGGCCAATGCGATGTCCTGCTCTCGCCGACGGCCCCGACCGTAGCTTTTAAGATCGGCGAAAAGACCGCCGATCCGCTCGCCATGTACCTTTCCGATATCGCGACCATTCCGGTCAACCTGGCCGGGCTTCCGGCCCTCTCTCTCCCCTGCGGTTTCGCCGGGGGCCTGCCGATCGGCTTGCAGATCATCGGAAAAGCTTTTGCCGAAGAAACAATCTTTCGGGTCGCGTATACTTACGAACAGAATACAAAATGGCACAATCAAAAACCAAAATTATAA